Proteins from one Cryptomeria japonica chromosome 4, Sugi_1.0, whole genome shotgun sequence genomic window:
- the LOC131070169 gene encoding F-box/FBD/LRR-repeat protein At1g13570-like, producing the protein MARKRSRLTLDDLPDCILPFILSKIPFKEAVRCSLVSKGWKFCWTFAKNLNFPEDFFSSSRSPIEIENIIDLIFELHSDPLEVFEFNNVRFCCSSDKISDWIHRAALKGVQEIKIVEKNSEISEIPATIFLCQNLRSLSVKNFLLTNLPDGFGGLANLTRLDLCNVDLNDKIVELMLQLCTGLEILILSNCNGLERLKICSKRLIALSISSKIKTLTANCSRLTSLVIILLDNTETKLDLPACLSLCTNAQLESFTVLRTLRRISFLNGLFWRDVKILKEFPDLEQMCIHKGQCSDTDFFRRDDDAILLLENLKWVHLNITYFHHPVPLLSCLFRIAPALKTLLISRKKGFNGLNAQGFINLAWNLQRPSTETQVFLSRCTAKEKICVDCDLVNFI; encoded by the exons ATGGCTCGCAAAAGAAGTCGACTAACCCTAGACGACTTGCCAGATTGCATTCTGCCCTTCATTCTCAGTAAAATTCCTTTCAAAGAAGCAGTTCGTTGTTCACTTGTCTCAAAAGGATGGAAATTTTGCTGGACATTTGCAAAAAATCTAAACTTTCCAGAGGATTTCTTTTCTTCATCGCGTAGTCCTATTGAAATCGAAAATATAATAGATCTTATTTTTGAGCTTCATTCTGATCCGCTTGAAGTTTTCGAGTTTAACAATGTTCGATTCTGCTGTTCAAGTGACAAGATTTCTGATTGGATTCATCGCGCTGCTCTTAAAGGTGTGCAAGAGATTAAGATTGTAGAGAAGAATTCAGAAATTTCTGAAATTCCGGCAACCATATTTTTATGTCAAAATCTCAGATCTTTGTCTGTGAAGAATTTTCTTCTGACAAACCTACCAGACGGTTTTGGTGGCTTGGCCAACCTGACAAGATTGGATCTTTGTAATGTTGATCTGAATGACAAGATCGTTGAGCTCATGTTGCAATTATGTACAGGTTTGGAAATCTTAATCCTTAGTAACTGCAATGGACTTGAAAGATTAAAGATATGTTCAAAGCGTCTCATTGCTCTGTCTATCTCCTCTAAAATCAAAACATTAACAGCAAATTGTTCGCGATTAACAAGCCTTGTAATAATATTGCTTGATAACACCGAGACGAAATTGGATTTGCCAGCATGTTTAAGCCTGTGTACAAATGCACAACTTGAATCATTTACAGTTCTAAGAACTCTGAGAAGAATTTCCTTTTTGAACGGCTTATTTTGGCGCGATGTAAAGATTCTCAAAGAATTTCCAGACTTGGAACAAATGTGTATACACAAGGGTCAATGCTCGGAT ACAGACTTCTTTCGGCGTGATGATGACGCAATTTTACTTCTGGAGAATCTAAAGTGGGTTCATCTGAACATAACCTACTTTCATCACCCTGTGCCACTACTTTCCTGTCTTTTTCGAATAGCTCCGGCTTTGAAAACATTATTAATTTCCCGAAAGAAAGGATTCAATGGCCTTAATGCTCAGGGATTTATCAATCTGGCTTGGAATCTTCAGCGACCATCTACAGAAACCCAAGTTTTCTTATCACGGTGTACTGCAAAGGAAAAGATATGCGTCGACTGCGATCTTGTGAATTTTATCTGA